One genomic window of Spirochaetota bacterium includes the following:
- a CDS encoding aspartate carbamoyltransferase catalytic subunit has translation MKRIKVILFMSGLQRKDLLDIQSLTTEEILLICNSAKYFKALFTRSIKTVPILRGKTVCLLFYEPSTRTRISFELAAKRLSADLINIAVQTSSVVKGESLIDTVHTLEAYKADFIVMRHAASLAPHFLSRNIKSSVINAGDGNHAHPTQALLDAYSLMEKLGDIKGLQIGIVGDILHSRVARSDIEIFKRLGAKVYLIGPPTLVPDEFKMYGVDIYYEFDEILPKLDVINMLRIQRERQQGSFFPSIREYHKRFALTNERLKRCKKDVIVMHPGPINRGIEIDDEVADSAHSIINEQVTNGVAVRMAIFYLLAGGTPLDEKEVE, from the coding sequence ATGAAAAGAATAAAGGTAATACTATTTATGAGTGGTTTACAGAGAAAAGATTTACTGGATATTCAATCATTAACTACTGAAGAAATTTTATTAATTTGTAATTCAGCAAAATATTTCAAAGCCCTTTTTACTCGATCAATTAAAACTGTGCCAATTTTAAGAGGGAAAACAGTATGTCTGTTATTTTATGAACCCTCCACACGTACACGAATAAGCTTTGAGCTTGCCGCAAAACGTCTTTCAGCGGATTTAATTAATATTGCAGTGCAGACATCCAGTGTTGTAAAAGGAGAATCTCTTATAGATACTGTGCATACGCTTGAAGCGTATAAGGCTGATTTTATAGTAATGCGACATGCGGCGTCTTTAGCGCCGCATTTTTTATCGCGTAATATTAAATCTTCTGTCATTAATGCTGGAGATGGGAACCATGCCCACCCTACGCAAGCATTACTTGATGCATATTCACTGATGGAAAAACTTGGTGATATAAAGGGACTACAAATAGGCATAGTTGGTGATATCCTTCATTCACGTGTGGCTCGTTCAGATATTGAAATATTTAAACGGTTAGGTGCTAAAGTGTATTTAATTGGCCCTCCTACACTTGTTCCTGATGAGTTTAAAATGTATGGTGTAGATATTTATTATGAATTTGATGAAATACTGCCAAAGCTTGATGTTATTAATATGCTACGTATTCAACGTGAACGTCAGCAGGGATCATTTTTTCCTTCAATAAGGGAATATCATAAGCGGTTTGCATTAACTAATGAAAGGCTTAAACGTTGCAAAAAGGATGTTATAGTAATGCATCCAGGACCAATTAATAGAGGGATTGAGATAGATGATGAAGTTGCCGATAGCGCTCACTCTATTATCAATGAACAGGTTACCAACGGTGTAGCGGTACGTATGGCAATTTTCTATCTTTTGGCAGGAGGAACTCCTCTTGATGAGAAAGAGGTTGAGTAA
- a CDS encoding HAD-IB family hydrolase: MSTYVAFFDLDHTIIASSSGTLIVKDLYKRNFISLFSLINGTFLSLFYKLGIISTQSLIHKWVHRLKGIESSALERYSEIFFEETIKHYIYPQALESMYMHKVNGASIVLLSASLDFICKPLKKYLHFDDVLCTELEVNNGYYTGLLKGNYCYGKEKLNRALAYCTSHSFDIKSAYYYADSVADIPMLEAVGFPQCVNPQPALLRLARSKGWTVHNW; this comes from the coding sequence ATGAGTACATACGTAGCCTTTTTTGACCTTGACCACACTATTATAGCATCAAGTTCAGGAACACTAATTGTAAAAGACCTTTATAAAAGGAATTTCATATCATTATTCTCTTTAATCAATGGTACATTTCTATCTTTGTTCTATAAATTAGGCATTATCTCTACACAGTCATTAATACACAAATGGGTTCATAGGCTTAAAGGAATAGAATCATCCGCATTGGAACGATATTCCGAAATTTTTTTTGAAGAAACTATTAAGCATTACATCTATCCTCAAGCGCTTGAATCAATGTACATGCACAAAGTTAATGGAGCATCAATTGTATTGCTATCAGCTTCGCTTGATTTTATATGTAAACCTTTGAAGAAATACTTACACTTTGATGATGTTCTGTGCACTGAGCTTGAAGTGAATAACGGGTACTATACAGGTTTGTTGAAGGGTAATTACTGTTATGGAAAAGAAAAACTTAATAGAGCATTAGCGTACTGCACCTCTCATTCTTTTGATATCAAATCTGCCTATTATTATGCTGACTCAGTTGCTGATATTCCAATGCTAGAAGCTGTGGGATTCCCTCAATGCGTTAATCCACAACCAGCATTGTTACGTCTAGCACGTTCAAAAGGCTGGACAGTACATAATTGGTAG
- a CDS encoding NAD+ synthase, with protein sequence MKIAIAQINPIIADIEGNYDKICKYIALAKGKGADLVIFPEMSTIGYPPMDLLEHRKLIDDNLKSLEAIAPLSSDCGIICGYVDYNYDNPPMLYNAAAFMYEGKVQSKHYKTLLPTYDVFDELRYFSPATSQEIVTFKGIKFGITICEDIWNDMSLSEDVFMEFRRYAVDPIENCIKKGAEILVNISASPYVKGKNSIKWSKIQNVAKKYKVPVIYVNQVGGNDSLIFDGNSFVIDRKGDFILKARDFEEDCIIFDTEKDYQHIICEEDFIADIEKALILGIRDYVFKSGFKKVVLGLSGGIDSALTACLAVFALGADNVLGITMPSQFSSKGSVDDSVQLAHNLGIQIHSIPIKYLFDAYIKELSPYFGNLPFDITEENIQARIRGNILMSFSNKFGMLLLTTGNKSELSMGYCTLYGDMAGGLAVLSDVPKTLVYALSYYINRDKEIIPRSILEKAPSAELRENQKDQDSLPPYEILDQIIERYVELKMSAQQIIADGFDPEIVHFVLRTIDKNEYKRKQAPIGLKVTTKAFGVGRRIPVVQRFKH encoded by the coding sequence ATGAAAATTGCGATAGCTCAAATTAATCCAATCATTGCCGATATTGAGGGGAACTACGATAAAATTTGCAAATATATTGCCCTTGCAAAGGGGAAAGGTGCTGATTTAGTGATTTTTCCTGAAATGAGTACGATTGGATATCCTCCAATGGATCTTCTGGAACACCGAAAACTTATTGATGATAATCTAAAATCATTAGAAGCGATAGCTCCTTTGAGCAGTGATTGCGGAATTATATGCGGGTATGTTGATTACAATTATGATAATCCGCCGATGCTATACAATGCAGCAGCTTTTATGTATGAAGGTAAAGTGCAGTCAAAACATTATAAGACGTTGTTGCCTACCTATGATGTATTTGATGAACTCAGATATTTTTCTCCTGCGACATCTCAAGAGATAGTTACATTTAAAGGGATAAAGTTTGGCATAACAATCTGTGAAGATATATGGAATGATATGAGCCTGAGTGAGGATGTTTTTATGGAATTCAGGCGCTATGCTGTCGATCCAATTGAAAATTGTATTAAGAAAGGAGCTGAAATATTGGTCAATATTTCTGCATCCCCGTATGTAAAAGGGAAAAATTCAATAAAATGGAGCAAAATACAAAATGTAGCAAAAAAATATAAAGTGCCAGTAATATACGTTAACCAGGTTGGGGGCAATGATAGCCTTATATTTGATGGCAACAGTTTTGTTATTGATAGAAAAGGGGATTTTATTCTTAAAGCAAGAGATTTTGAAGAAGATTGTATTATATTTGATACTGAAAAAGACTATCAACATATTATCTGTGAAGAAGATTTTATTGCGGATATTGAAAAAGCGCTTATATTAGGGATACGCGATTATGTGTTTAAATCCGGTTTTAAAAAGGTTGTACTGGGTTTAAGTGGTGGAATTGATTCGGCCCTCACAGCATGTTTGGCTGTTTTTGCATTAGGGGCAGACAATGTGTTGGGCATCACCATGCCATCTCAATTTTCTTCAAAGGGGAGTGTTGATGATTCGGTTCAACTTGCACATAATCTGGGAATACAAATACATTCCATACCAATTAAATATCTTTTTGATGCATATATTAAGGAATTAAGCCCTTATTTTGGGAATTTGCCGTTTGACATTACAGAAGAAAATATACAGGCAAGAATTCGTGGAAATATATTAATGTCATTTAGCAATAAGTTTGGGATGTTATTGCTCACAACGGGAAATAAATCAGAACTGTCAATGGGATACTGCACGTTGTATGGTGATATGGCTGGAGGGCTAGCAGTATTATCTGATGTACCAAAAACTCTGGTATATGCATTATCATATTATATAAACAGAGATAAAGAAATAATTCCAAGGTCAATTCTTGAAAAAGCTCCTTCGGCAGAATTGCGTGAAAATCAGAAAGACCAGGATTCACTGCCACCATATGAGATTCTGGATCAGATAATTGAACGGTATGTTGAATTGAAAATGAGTGCCCAACAGATAATTGCTGATGGGTTTGATCCTGAAATAGTACATTTTGTTTTACGAACTATCGACAAAAATGAATATAAACGAAAACAAGCACCAATTGGACTAAAGGTAACCACCAAAGCTTTTGGTGTTGGTAGGAGGATTCCCGTTGTACAGCGGTTTAAGCATTAA
- a CDS encoding HEAT repeat domain-containing protein has translation MRTIYCIAIVCLLYSVCLAEDDCLRPLASDDSYHELSDECIVKLKDLIIKGKDNEQKIYALNALKKSRVKSNIDFFKEILYSVNSITVQQRTIEILSDMRDKKVLPVIIEFLSSPFFAVRESVILALKKNGDDRMYPYIIRLAKSDEVIYRIYALEALYHLYDNRFYEIIVKLLQDENKSVRYFALECVVHNEVGAALPFVRTIASGDQNEEVRVKAINVLTQLRDNGAYYIFVRALTDKSDLVRDAAVEALSTFLSKESTIYLSRQLLYEREVYIKRKIIKALISAKNAGDIRGLQHIIQNEENTSLRIYCAYALGSIHDERTIPLLIGALEDSDIRVRAEAASALSNFKGKHVVVALLEYYSKENDQYVKSAIIFALKKICDAGSLQKLFMFYCQEQDAVLKMILQKTIEYIITKNIKQY, from the coding sequence ATGAGAACAATATATTGTATAGCTATAGTGTGCCTTTTGTATTCAGTATGTCTTGCAGAAGATGATTGTCTTAGACCCCTAGCCAGTGATGATTCTTATCATGAACTATCTGATGAATGTATTGTAAAATTGAAAGATTTAATTATTAAAGGTAAGGATAATGAACAAAAAATATACGCATTAAATGCATTGAAAAAAAGCAGAGTGAAAAGCAATATAGATTTTTTTAAGGAGATTTTATATTCTGTAAATTCCATTACTGTACAACAAAGGACAATAGAAATACTTTCTGATATGCGTGACAAAAAAGTTTTGCCGGTGATTATAGAGTTTCTATCTTCACCTTTTTTTGCAGTGAGGGAATCAGTAATACTGGCACTGAAAAAAAATGGCGATGACAGAATGTACCCTTATATAATACGTCTTGCCAAAAGTGATGAAGTGATTTATAGAATATACGCTTTAGAAGCTTTATACCATCTATATGATAACAGGTTTTACGAAATTATAGTTAAGCTTCTGCAAGATGAAAATAAGTCTGTCAGGTATTTTGCATTGGAGTGTGTTGTACATAATGAAGTAGGAGCAGCATTGCCATTTGTGCGCACAATTGCTTCTGGTGATCAGAATGAAGAGGTTCGCGTCAAAGCCATAAATGTGTTAACACAATTGCGAGATAATGGAGCATATTATATTTTTGTTCGTGCCCTGACAGATAAATCCGATTTAGTTCGTGATGCAGCAGTGGAAGCGCTATCAACATTTCTGTCAAAAGAAAGTACTATATATTTATCACGACAGTTGTTGTATGAAAGGGAGGTCTATATAAAACGAAAAATTATAAAGGCTTTGATATCGGCAAAGAACGCAGGTGATATACGAGGATTACAGCATATTATACAGAATGAAGAAAATACAAGTTTACGAATATACTGTGCGTATGCATTAGGCAGTATACATGATGAACGGACAATACCATTATTAATTGGCGCACTGGAAGATAGTGATATACGAGTGAGGGCTGAGGCGGCATCTGCTCTTTCAAATTTTAAAGGGAAACATGTTGTGGTTGCATTACTGGAATATTATTCAAAAGAAAATGATCAGTACGTTAAATCGGCAATAATTTTTGCTTTAAAAAAGATTTGTGATGCAGGGTCATTACAAAAGCTGTTCATGTTTTACTGCCAGGAGCAGGATGCGGTGTTAAAAATGATTTTACAAAAGACTATTGAGTATATAATTACAAAAAATATTAAACAATATTAA
- a CDS encoding TetR/AcrR family transcriptional regulator, which yields MPAKGQKRRQQIVDIAKKMFIEKGFQSTHIGQVCEELNIARGTVYQYFGNKREILYAILESIEESIDDILDPDDLRDLLKDNPSQKDIIKFNTDRITECIKVILREPIVIKLIFKDIVGIDEEVVERVDQFLKHLINIVSRDIEEIKKKGLYKKTLNSEITAIMLIGSVMFLVYQFDKEKKDVTDKEVINSLVTHYFSGVLK from the coding sequence ATGCCAGCAAAAGGACAAAAACGACGTCAACAGATTGTCGATATTGCTAAAAAGATGTTTATAGAAAAAGGTTTCCAGAGTACCCATATTGGTCAGGTGTGTGAAGAGCTTAATATTGCTAGGGGTACAGTCTATCAGTATTTTGGGAATAAGCGCGAGATTCTTTATGCAATCCTTGAATCCATTGAAGAAAGTATAGATGATATACTTGATCCTGATGATTTAAGAGATCTATTAAAAGACAATCCTTCTCAGAAGGATATAATTAAATTTAATACTGATAGGATTACAGAATGTATTAAAGTGATTTTACGTGAGCCAATAGTGATTAAATTAATATTCAAGGATATTGTTGGGATAGATGAAGAAGTTGTTGAACGTGTTGATCAGTTTTTAAAGCATTTAATAAATATTGTTTCACGGGATATTGAAGAAATTAAGAAAAAAGGACTATATAAGAAGACACTTAATTCTGAAATTACGGCAATAATGCTTATTGGATCAGTAATGTTTCTTGTCTATCAGTTTGATAAAGAGAAAAAAGATGTTACCGACAAAGAAGTTATTAATTCACTGGTAACACATTATTTCAGTGGTGTATTGAAATAA
- a CDS encoding tetratricopeptide repeat protein yields the protein MEELEIHKQIDTLLGQAMHLLNNKKDFLQATIALHTIESVDADNPVVLYNLAIAYIHLQDYAKAIDYLNRCMKLPMTFIDISQVRKLFIFVLLRMGQYSEALDILSKYDDSDEVLIQMRAFALEKTGDYRQALQLYEHILGKNPENINASNAIAYILAMLPDGDLNRALNLAKKAVSYDPQNAAYNDTLGYVYLKKKQYDMAKKFLKKALSLKPDDSEIRKHINALLHIP from the coding sequence ATGGAAGAATTAGAGATACATAAACAGATTGATACCCTGCTTGGTCAGGCTATGCATTTACTTAATAATAAAAAAGATTTTTTGCAGGCTACCATTGCGTTGCATACAATTGAATCAGTAGATGCAGACAATCCTGTAGTTTTGTACAATTTGGCAATTGCATATATTCATCTGCAGGATTATGCAAAAGCCATTGATTATCTCAATCGCTGCATGAAATTACCTATGACATTTATTGATATTAGTCAGGTTCGTAAATTGTTTATCTTTGTATTATTGCGTATGGGACAGTATTCAGAAGCCCTGGATATTTTATCAAAGTATGACGATAGCGACGAAGTACTTATCCAGATGAGAGCATTTGCACTTGAGAAAACAGGTGACTATCGCCAGGCTTTACAACTGTATGAGCATATACTTGGAAAAAATCCAGAAAATATAAATGCAAGCAACGCTATAGCATATATTTTGGCAATGCTCCCCGATGGGGATCTCAATAGAGCATTAAATCTGGCTAAAAAGGCTGTATCGTATGACCCTCAGAATGCAGCTTACAATGATACTCTGGGATATGTGTATTTGAAAAAGAAACAGTATGATATGGCAAAAAAATTTCTGAAAAAGGCCCTTTCGCTTAAACCTGATGACTCTGAAATACGAAAACATATTAATGCACTTTTGCATATTCCGTAA
- the surE gene encoding 5'/3'-nucleotidase SurE, translating into MNILITNDDGIYAKGLQVLKEVLSDTYSVYAIAPDKERSGCSNAIQIRKSIKVEQIDEFSYAVDGFTADCVNIGLNGGLIPPVDIVISGINHGPNLGDDIYFSGTVAGARTAYIFGISGVAISIDSYEESDYFYDASYFLLELLKDFPLHTKESPLFFNINYPDLPRHAIKGIRYTHLGKRFYRDSYRIKNNNENVFNMELDGTIENDEKAGSDVTELRNGYVVVTPLTIDCTDYKFIERLQKQEIKNHIWKN; encoded by the coding sequence ATGAACATTCTGATAACTAATGATGATGGCATTTATGCAAAAGGGTTGCAGGTTTTAAAAGAAGTGTTATCTGATACGTATTCGGTATATGCGATAGCTCCTGATAAAGAGCGCAGTGGCTGTTCCAATGCCATACAAATACGAAAATCCATAAAGGTTGAACAGATAGATGAATTTTCCTATGCAGTAGACGGCTTTACCGCTGATTGTGTGAATATAGGGCTAAATGGGGGGCTGATTCCTCCGGTGGATATTGTTATCTCAGGTATTAATCATGGACCCAATTTAGGTGATGATATTTATTTTTCTGGGACAGTGGCTGGTGCTCGAACAGCGTATATTTTTGGTATCAGTGGTGTAGCAATTTCAATTGATAGCTATGAAGAATCGGATTATTTTTATGATGCATCATATTTTTTACTGGAATTGTTAAAGGATTTTCCGCTTCATACTAAAGAATCCCCACTTTTTTTTAATATTAATTATCCCGACTTGCCAAGACATGCAATTAAAGGAATACGCTATACACATTTGGGAAAACGATTTTATCGTGATTCGTACAGGATTAAAAATAATAATGAAAATGTGTTCAATATGGAATTGGATGGCACAATTGAAAATGATGAAAAGGCAGGTAGTGATGTCACTGAACTCAGAAATGGGTATGTGGTTGTTACACCATTAACAATCGATTGCACTGATTATAAATTTATAGAGCGGTTACAAAAGCAAGAGATTAAGAATCATATATGGAAGAATTAG
- a CDS encoding zinc ribbon domain-containing protein: MPIYEYKCNKCHHIYSELKKMGDSSCPPCPQCYSNDTRKIISLVNTIGAQSSCSGCSGKNCSHCK; this comes from the coding sequence ATGCCTATATACGAATATAAATGCAATAAGTGCCATCATATTTACAGTGAGCTTAAAAAAATGGGAGATAGCAGCTGCCCTCCCTGCCCACAATGCTACTCTAACGATACTCGAAAGATCATATCCCTTGTCAACACTATTGGAGCACAATCATCATGCTCAGGATGTTCTGGTAAAAATTGCTCACACTGCAAATAA
- a CDS encoding CDP-alcohol phosphatidyltransferase family protein has protein sequence MTKDMGMVQKAYIYSFTDYDTNKRICGLYTLERLIYTLVKAGITEIYLLLNDREQDFYNRAILPHIKKRKITVKHCSSLDIPEKDVLYIPSNLFMQPHYFDTFNDYFTKKRGVFEPVVNDRQFLINSYEDVKKAESLIVQYIIDTTGGYIAKKINKRISIPISKQLAKTRIHPNILTIINMIVGFLSAFYVVQGTYWNMVCGGLLFQLASVFDGVDGEVAKFTFKVSKIGGWLDTIGDNGTLLLFLIAVSVLYFQNTSVMAASIIITLLFAGLFWFIGMIVWYLRKYSDSGSLVAYDKEFLQKLPKDDVVVKFALSMKYFTKKEFFALFFFCISFTGAIHLLIPIIAFTVCCGAVVLTIINIKYFRVIDTLR, from the coding sequence ATGACAAAGGATATGGGTATGGTACAGAAAGCATATATTTATAGTTTTACAGATTATGATACCAATAAAAGAATTTGTGGATTATATACTCTTGAAAGGCTTATCTATACTCTTGTAAAAGCTGGGATCACAGAGATCTATTTATTATTAAATGATAGGGAACAAGATTTTTATAACCGTGCAATACTACCACATATAAAAAAAAGAAAGATTACGGTAAAACACTGTTCTTCTTTGGATATCCCTGAAAAAGATGTCCTGTATATACCATCAAACCTTTTCATGCAGCCTCATTATTTTGATACTTTTAATGATTACTTTACAAAAAAAAGGGGAGTATTTGAACCTGTTGTGAATGACAGGCAATTTTTAATCAATTCTTATGAAGATGTAAAAAAAGCTGAGTCACTGATTGTACAATATATAATAGATACTACAGGTGGATATATTGCTAAAAAAATAAATAAACGGATATCTATTCCTATTAGCAAACAGCTTGCCAAAACGCGAATACATCCCAATATACTAACTATTATTAATATGATAGTTGGTTTTTTAAGCGCGTTTTATGTGGTACAGGGAACATATTGGAACATGGTATGTGGAGGTTTATTGTTTCAGTTAGCATCTGTATTTGATGGTGTTGATGGCGAGGTTGCAAAATTTACATTTAAAGTTTCAAAAATTGGGGGGTGGCTTGATACGATTGGTGATAATGGAACGCTTTTGCTATTTTTAATTGCGGTGTCTGTATTATATTTTCAGAATACCTCTGTAATGGCAGCAAGTATAATTATTACATTACTTTTTGCAGGATTGTTCTGGTTTATTGGTATGATTGTGTGGTATCTGCGTAAATATAGTGATTCAGGTTCGCTTGTAGCTTATGATAAGGAGTTTTTGCAGAAATTACCAAAAGATGATGTGGTTGTAAAATTTGCTCTCAGCATGAAATATTTTACCAAAAAAGAGTTTTTTGCGTTATTCTTTTTTTGTATAAGTTTTACTGGGGCAATACATCTTTTGATACCTATAATTGCATTTACTGTATGTTGTGGGGCTGTTGTCCTCACCATTATTAATATAAAATATTTCAGAGTAATTGATACGTTGCGCTAA
- a CDS encoding HEAT repeat domain-containing protein, producing the protein MTSSCGKKIFNGLYIWFIFITVVSCSSFRPLTGYDALLLYYENGYKSDNWKTRLEAIQAVATIKGDRAENLIIKALEDSHIAVKVEALHILSKRPIKRAHAYVKDLALYSNNDNIRWEALKTLSRYRDPRDAAVFIYNFSNEDWLVREASIVGLLSIDDYSTKYIHIDSIIKAMDDSSISVKLAALAHLTITHPALYNKLILMLSTENNTPSLIVAILKALQAYTIKEKDRDKIVELLTHSSATVRIAALQTLKNKKEL; encoded by the coding sequence TTGACCAGCTCCTGCGGAAAAAAGATTTTTAATGGTTTGTATATATGGTTTATTTTTATAACAGTAGTATCATGTTCCTCATTTAGACCTTTGACAGGATATGATGCTCTTCTGTTATATTATGAAAACGGGTACAAAAGTGACAACTGGAAGACACGCCTGGAAGCAATACAGGCAGTGGCTACAATTAAAGGCGATAGAGCAGAGAATCTTATTATCAAAGCTTTAGAAGACTCACATATTGCTGTTAAAGTTGAAGCATTGCATATATTATCAAAAAGGCCAATTAAAAGAGCACATGCGTACGTTAAAGATCTTGCATTATACAGCAACAACGATAATATACGCTGGGAGGCATTAAAAACATTATCAAGGTATCGTGATCCCAGAGATGCTGCAGTTTTTATATATAATTTTTCTAATGAAGACTGGCTGGTAAGGGAAGCATCTATTGTTGGATTACTCAGTATTGATGATTATTCTACAAAATATATTCATATTGATAGTATCATCAAGGCTATGGATGATTCATCTATAAGTGTTAAATTGGCAGCGTTGGCACATCTCACTATCACACATCCAGCATTGTATAATAAACTTATACTGATGCTCTCTACAGAAAATAACACACCATCACTCATCGTTGCAATACTGAAAGCTTTACAAGCATATACAATTAAAGAAAAGGACAGGGATAAGATTGTTGAACTGCTTACACACAGCAGCGCAACAGTGCGAATAGCAGCATTACAGACATTAAAAAATAAAAAAGAATTATAG
- a CDS encoding FecR family protein, whose amino-acid sequence MGRYLRIMMVIMIAYTVSAMAKPVGKILDLSGDVDITSVSGKRIIPNQGTVIEDTDKIRTGRKSFVSVILNDGCKLFIREISVLYVQDIRLKETDQPTKIQMITGKLRVIAEKTIRGNSVIVYTPTAIAGVRGTDFGIIATQFETKVVVFKGVVEVANRDTNIVKSFILKDREETRVPYQRPPEEPVVVPDYILPKWFDSYIIDEKRNVIIKVKQEEGLLDQLLRKKDF is encoded by the coding sequence ATGGGTCGATATCTCAGAATTATGATGGTTATTATGATAGCTTATACTGTCAGTGCAATGGCAAAACCTGTAGGCAAAATTCTAGATCTGTCCGGAGATGTTGATATCACGTCAGTTTCGGGCAAAAGAATAATTCCAAATCAAGGAACAGTAATAGAAGATACAGATAAAATTAGGACAGGGCGGAAATCCTTTGTATCAGTAATTTTGAATGATGGATGTAAACTGTTTATTAGAGAAATATCGGTGTTGTATGTTCAGGATATCAGATTAAAAGAAACTGATCAACCAACTAAAATTCAAATGATTACCGGGAAATTACGTGTTATTGCAGAAAAGACTATAAGAGGCAATAGCGTGATCGTATATACACCTACTGCAATTGCTGGAGTCAGAGGGACTGATTTTGGAATTATTGCAACTCAGTTTGAAACCAAGGTTGTTGTATTTAAAGGGGTGGTTGAGGTTGCAAACAGAGATACAAACATAGTAAAATCATTTATATTAAAGGATAGAGAAGAGACAAGAGTCCCTTATCAAAGGCCTCCTGAAGAACCAGTGGTGGTGCCAGATTATATTTTGCCCAAGTGGTTTGATAGTTATATTATTGATGAGAAGCGAAATGTTATTATCAAGGTAAAACAGGAGGAAGGATTACTTGACCAGCTCCTGCGGAAAAAAGATTTTTAA